A region from the Haloarcula limicola genome encodes:
- a CDS encoding polysaccharide deacetylase family protein: protein MGTVVISVDAELGWGFHDYEPGDRPTERIERSRWGWNRLADLFEEFRIPATWAIVGHLFESECNGAHVGHPSPPGWFDHERDPDPMPAEFRFAPDLIRSLVDGPVDHDIGSHTYSHVEFGESYATPELARAECERSVEVAEAAGLSLSSFIFPRNKLGHRAALAETGFTCYRGPAPEPAIDGPLLAPARKLARATVVDAAPPLVEPTVDEHGLVNVPASLFLYELQGPARRAIASAVGDPVLKQARLGIDAAAAGDGICHLWLHPNNVRREYDVEPLREILRYLDRARERTDLTVETMADVAEATLRGERQTAKQV, encoded by the coding sequence CGTCATCTCCGTCGACGCCGAACTGGGCTGGGGGTTTCACGACTACGAACCGGGAGACCGCCCGACCGAACGCATCGAGCGGTCGCGCTGGGGGTGGAACCGACTCGCCGACCTCTTCGAGGAGTTCCGCATTCCCGCGACGTGGGCGATCGTCGGCCACCTCTTCGAATCGGAGTGCAACGGGGCGCACGTCGGCCACCCGTCGCCGCCGGGGTGGTTCGACCACGAGCGCGACCCCGACCCGATGCCCGCGGAGTTCCGCTTCGCACCGGACCTGATCCGCTCGCTCGTCGACGGTCCGGTCGACCACGATATCGGATCGCACACGTACTCCCACGTCGAGTTCGGCGAGTCGTACGCGACGCCCGAGCTCGCGCGCGCCGAGTGCGAACGCTCGGTCGAAGTCGCGGAGGCCGCGGGGCTCTCGCTGTCGTCGTTCATCTTCCCCCGGAACAAACTCGGCCACCGCGCGGCGCTCGCCGAGACCGGATTCACCTGCTACCGGGGGCCGGCACCGGAACCCGCCATCGACGGGCCGCTGTTGGCTCCGGCGCGGAAGCTCGCTCGCGCGACGGTCGTCGACGCCGCGCCGCCGCTGGTCGAGCCGACGGTCGACGAGCACGGGCTGGTGAACGTCCCCGCGTCGCTGTTCCTCTACGAACTCCAAGGCCCCGCGCGCCGGGCGATCGCGTCGGCAGTCGGCGACCCGGTTCTGAAGCAGGCCCGCCTCGGCATCGACGCGGCGGCGGCCGGCGACGGCATCTGTCACCTCTGGTTGCACCCGAACAACGTCAGACGGGAGTACGACGTCGAGCCGCTCCGAGAGATACTGCGCTACCTCGACCGCGCGCGCGAGCGGACGGACTTGACCGTCGAGACGATGGCGGACGTCGCGGAAGCGACGCTGCGCGGTGAGCGGCA